One Aethina tumida isolate Nest 87 chromosome 5, icAetTumi1.1, whole genome shotgun sequence genomic window carries:
- the LOC109597139 gene encoding protein O-GlcNAcase isoform X2 codes for MAESTNLQESENLNTKNGNFICGVVEGFYGRPWTTEQRKDLFQKMKKWGMNSYVYAPKDDYKHRAYWRELYTVEEAEHLTGLIQAAKDQNITFYYALSPGLDITYSSSKEITSLKRKLEQVSQFGCQAFALLFDDIEPEMSEADKEIFQSFAQAQVSVTNEIYQHLGQPKFLVCPTQYCSTRAVPNVPNSEYLNTLGSKLAQEIDIMWTGNKVISRLLTKENVQEISEVLRRPPIIWDNLHANDYDQKRVFLGPYSGRSPDLIPKLRGVFTNPNCEYGANFVAIHTLAQWSRCSVDGQRDHSINDTVSADIKLETETEDGLSGEDVPATLSPNTYHPRRALRNAITEWLPEFGKHKSVWGPLAKPQPAVAVVPVPIIPSINTCMSLTAATTTTTMATSATVTPIVSSNQLHALAEVASTDSLVNPLPGPVMNSLVSETKVVCNEAIPNPITPIPVPIPVLCDSTQDETKSITVLNGAHIKSLPQIDGKQDGDVPVKEETSMNTDSSHSNESSLSPSEPMDCNSTPNISPAHVVNKCVADSNEDVAMSENSTSSGSMQVETTDSQMVIESQTECDKRGNELTYEDLSLLCDLFYLPFEHGGQGLQMLQEFNWLKSNAHLVIAANRKQDKSSPEAQEWFSRAAKMNEMTETVNKLFKHLTNCNNRELLYDLYSYVWDIRVVICLLNSYIKWLGFSKGWKETFMSGDQEPWVFRGGLTADLQRLMPVDSGNDLFVYKVPDVPTCRVFTVRPYLSSDEEAVYDVCTRTCKDGLEDPHPYPEALKNLNADRLVGPYVTLHPEFCMVVEDENGVVGYACAAPDYKKFRTTQEIAWIPEMIEKYPLDVAKDLSKFGQESLNYFHNFAEESLVCSSTHPASLICSLLPSVLDQSVSKRLVTCLLGALRANGAFGVHVVMNSSDSYTHAFYGKLGFVENTQDAVKGKIVMGRTF; via the exons atggcTGAGAGTACTAACTTGCAGGAGTCGGAAAATTTGAACAcgaaaaatggaaattttatttgcgGGGTTGTAGAAG gATTTTACGGCAGACCATGGACAACAGAACAAAGAAAAGACTTGTTCCAAAA aatgAAAAAATGGGGTATGAACTCTTATGTATACGCCCCAAAAGATGATTATAAACACCGAGCTTACTGGAGAGAACTGTACACAGTTGAAGAGGCTGAACATTTGACTGGTTTAATTCAAGCTGCCAAGGACCAAAACATAACTTTCTACTATGCCTTGTCACCCGGGTTGGACATCACTTACAGCAGCTCTAAAGAAATAACATCCCTGAAACGTAAATTAGAACAGGTATCACAGTTTGGTTGCCAAGCGTTCGCCCTCCTGTTCGACGACATTGAGCCGGAAATGTCTGAGGCTGACAAAGAGATATTTCAATCATTTGCACAAGCTCAAGTCTCAGTCACTAACGAAATATACCAGCATTTAGGCCAGCCAAAATTCCTTGTCTGTCCTACCCAATACTGCTCCACCAGAGCGGTACCGAATGTACCGAACTCTGAATATTTGAACACCTTAGGCTCAAAATTGGCCCAAGAAATCGATATTATGTGGACCGGAAATAAGGTAATATCCAGACTGCTGACCAAGGAGAACGTGCAGGAAATCTCGGAGGTGCTGCGCAGACCGCCCATAATTTGGGACAACCTACACGCCAACGATTACGATCAGAAGCGCGTGTTCCTGGGACCGTATTCGGGACGATCGCCTGACTTGATTCCGAAACTGCGTGGCGTCTTTACCAACCCCAACTGCGAATACGGGGCCAATTTCGTCGCCATTCATACCCTGGCGCAGTGGTCAAGGTGCAGCGTGGACGGACAGAGGGATCACTCCATCA ACGACACCGTGTCGGCGGATATTAAACTGGAAACTGAAACGGAGGACGGACTTAGTGGTGAAGACGTACCGGCGACTTTGTCACCAAACACGTATCATCCGAGGCGGGCGCTCCGTAATGCGATAACCGAATGGTTGCCGGAATTCGGCAAGCATAAATCGGTGTGGGGACCACTGGCGAAGCCCCAACCTGCGGTTGCGGTCGTTCCCGTTCCCATCATACCGTCCATCAACACGTGCATGAGTCTTACGGCcgccaccaccaccaccacgaTGGCAACCTCCGCCACGGTCACCCCCATCGTTAGTTCTAATCAGTTACATGCTTTGGCGGAG gttGCCAGCACAGACAGCCTGGTAAATCCACTGCCAGGCCCAGTTATGAACTCCCTAGTGTCAGAAACGAAAGTAGTTTGTAATGAAGCAATCCCCAACCCAATTACCCCAATTCCCGTACCCATACCGGTCCTGTGTGATTCCACACAAGACGAAACCAAAAGCATAACAGTTTTGAACGGAGCACATATCAAAAGTTTGCCGCAAATCGACGGAAAACAAGATGGCGACGTGCCCGTTAAGGAGGAGACGTCCATGAACACCGACTCAAGTCACAGTAACGAGTCGAGCTTAAGTCCTTCGGAACCGATGGATTGTAACAGTACGCCCAACATTAGTCCGGCCCACGTCGTCAATAAGTGCGTGGCGGATTCCAACGAGGACGTCGCAATGAGCGAGAATTcg ACTTCAAGCGGTAGTATGCAGGTGGAGACGACCGACAGTCAAATGGTCATTGAAAGCCAGACCGAATGTGATAA GAGGGGTAACGAACTGACTTACGAAGATCTGTCGTTGTTGTGCGACCTATTCTATTTACCCTTCGAACACGGCGGTCAAGGGCTGCAAATGTTGCAGGAGTTCAACTGGTTAAAGTCCAACGCCCATTTGGTCATCGCCGCCAACCGGAAACAGGACAAATCGAGTCCGGAG GCGCAGGAATGGTTCTCGCGTGCGGCGAAGATGAACGAGATGACGGAGACCGTGAACAAACTGTTCAAACATCTGACAAATTGCAACAACAGGGAACTGCTCTACGACCTTTACTCTTATGTCTGGGACATACGGGTAGTAATTTGTTTGCTCAATTCGTACATTAAATGGCTTG GGTTTTCGAAAGGATGGAAGGAGACGTTCATGAGCGGAGACCAAGAACCATGGGTGTTTCGGGGAGGTTTAACTGCCGACTTACAA CGATTGATGCCTGTAGATTCTGGCAATGATCTATTCGTTTACAAAGTGCCTGACGTACCGACCTGTCGCGTGTTCACGGTACGACCGTACTTATCATCGGACGAGGAGGCGGTGTATGACGTTTGCACGAGAACGTGCAAAGATGGACTGGAAGATCCGCACCCGTATCCTGAGGCGTTGAAGAATTTGAACGCGGATCGCTTGGTGGGGCCTTACGTCACGTTACATCCGGAATTCTGTATGGTGGTGGAGGATGAAAACGGAGTGGTGGGTTACGCATGCGCAGCTCCTGATTATAAAAAGTTCAGGACGACGCAGGAGATAGCCTGGATTCCGGAGATGATCGAGAAGTATCCTCTCGATGTGGCCAAGGATCTCTCCAAGTTTGGACAG GagagtttaaattatttccacAACTTTGCGGAAGAATCGTTAGTTTGTAGTTCTACACATCCTGCCAGTTTAATCTGCAGTCTTTTGCCTTCCGTATTAGACCAATCCGTTAGTaaacgtctagttacttgttTACTTGGGGCTCTGAGAGCAAACG GAGCATTTGGAGTTCACGTAGTTATGAATTCGTCTGACAGCTACACACATGCATTTTACGGTAAGCTGGGTTTTGTAGAAAACACCCAGGATGCCGTCAAGGGAAAAATTGTGATGGGTAGAACATTCTAA
- the LOC109597139 gene encoding protein O-GlcNAcase isoform X1: MAESTNLQESENLNTKNGNFICGVVEGFYGRPWTTEQRKDLFQKMKKWGMNSYVYAPKDDYKHRAYWRELYTVEEAEHLTGLIQAAKDQNITFYYALSPGLDITYSSSKEITSLKRKLEQVSQFGCQAFALLFDDIEPEMSEADKEIFQSFAQAQVSVTNEIYQHLGQPKFLVCPTQYCSTRAVPNVPNSEYLNTLGSKLAQEIDIMWTGNKVISRLLTKENVQEISEVLRRPPIIWDNLHANDYDQKRVFLGPYSGRSPDLIPKLRGVFTNPNCEYGANFVAIHTLAQWSRCSVDGQRDHSINDTVSADIKLETETEDGLSGEDVPATLSPNTYHPRRALRNAITEWLPEFGKHKSVWGPLAKPQPAVAVVPVPIIPSINTCMSLTAATTTTTMATSATVTPIVSSNQLHALAEVASTDSLVNPLPGPVMNSLVSETKVVCNEAIPNPITPIPVPIPVLCDSTQDETKSITVLNGAHIKSLPQIDGKQDGDVPVKEETSMNTDSSHSNESSLSPSEPMDCNSTPNISPAHVVNKCVADSNEDVAMSENSTSSGSMQVETTDSQMVIESQTECDKRGNELTYEDLSLLCDLFYLPFEHGGQGLQMLQEFNWLKSNAHLVIAANRKQDKSSPEAQEWFSRAAKMNEMTETVNKLFKHLTNCNNRELLYDLYSYVWDIRVVICLLNSYIKWLAGGHFPPSMPSYTQGTYTWFSKGWKETFMSGDQEPWVFRGGLTADLQRLMPVDSGNDLFVYKVPDVPTCRVFTVRPYLSSDEEAVYDVCTRTCKDGLEDPHPYPEALKNLNADRLVGPYVTLHPEFCMVVEDENGVVGYACAAPDYKKFRTTQEIAWIPEMIEKYPLDVAKDLSKFGQESLNYFHNFAEESLVCSSTHPASLICSLLPSVLDQSVSKRLVTCLLGALRANGAFGVHVVMNSSDSYTHAFYGKLGFVENTQDAVKGKIVMGRTF; the protein is encoded by the exons atggcTGAGAGTACTAACTTGCAGGAGTCGGAAAATTTGAACAcgaaaaatggaaattttatttgcgGGGTTGTAGAAG gATTTTACGGCAGACCATGGACAACAGAACAAAGAAAAGACTTGTTCCAAAA aatgAAAAAATGGGGTATGAACTCTTATGTATACGCCCCAAAAGATGATTATAAACACCGAGCTTACTGGAGAGAACTGTACACAGTTGAAGAGGCTGAACATTTGACTGGTTTAATTCAAGCTGCCAAGGACCAAAACATAACTTTCTACTATGCCTTGTCACCCGGGTTGGACATCACTTACAGCAGCTCTAAAGAAATAACATCCCTGAAACGTAAATTAGAACAGGTATCACAGTTTGGTTGCCAAGCGTTCGCCCTCCTGTTCGACGACATTGAGCCGGAAATGTCTGAGGCTGACAAAGAGATATTTCAATCATTTGCACAAGCTCAAGTCTCAGTCACTAACGAAATATACCAGCATTTAGGCCAGCCAAAATTCCTTGTCTGTCCTACCCAATACTGCTCCACCAGAGCGGTACCGAATGTACCGAACTCTGAATATTTGAACACCTTAGGCTCAAAATTGGCCCAAGAAATCGATATTATGTGGACCGGAAATAAGGTAATATCCAGACTGCTGACCAAGGAGAACGTGCAGGAAATCTCGGAGGTGCTGCGCAGACCGCCCATAATTTGGGACAACCTACACGCCAACGATTACGATCAGAAGCGCGTGTTCCTGGGACCGTATTCGGGACGATCGCCTGACTTGATTCCGAAACTGCGTGGCGTCTTTACCAACCCCAACTGCGAATACGGGGCCAATTTCGTCGCCATTCATACCCTGGCGCAGTGGTCAAGGTGCAGCGTGGACGGACAGAGGGATCACTCCATCA ACGACACCGTGTCGGCGGATATTAAACTGGAAACTGAAACGGAGGACGGACTTAGTGGTGAAGACGTACCGGCGACTTTGTCACCAAACACGTATCATCCGAGGCGGGCGCTCCGTAATGCGATAACCGAATGGTTGCCGGAATTCGGCAAGCATAAATCGGTGTGGGGACCACTGGCGAAGCCCCAACCTGCGGTTGCGGTCGTTCCCGTTCCCATCATACCGTCCATCAACACGTGCATGAGTCTTACGGCcgccaccaccaccaccacgaTGGCAACCTCCGCCACGGTCACCCCCATCGTTAGTTCTAATCAGTTACATGCTTTGGCGGAG gttGCCAGCACAGACAGCCTGGTAAATCCACTGCCAGGCCCAGTTATGAACTCCCTAGTGTCAGAAACGAAAGTAGTTTGTAATGAAGCAATCCCCAACCCAATTACCCCAATTCCCGTACCCATACCGGTCCTGTGTGATTCCACACAAGACGAAACCAAAAGCATAACAGTTTTGAACGGAGCACATATCAAAAGTTTGCCGCAAATCGACGGAAAACAAGATGGCGACGTGCCCGTTAAGGAGGAGACGTCCATGAACACCGACTCAAGTCACAGTAACGAGTCGAGCTTAAGTCCTTCGGAACCGATGGATTGTAACAGTACGCCCAACATTAGTCCGGCCCACGTCGTCAATAAGTGCGTGGCGGATTCCAACGAGGACGTCGCAATGAGCGAGAATTcg ACTTCAAGCGGTAGTATGCAGGTGGAGACGACCGACAGTCAAATGGTCATTGAAAGCCAGACCGAATGTGATAA GAGGGGTAACGAACTGACTTACGAAGATCTGTCGTTGTTGTGCGACCTATTCTATTTACCCTTCGAACACGGCGGTCAAGGGCTGCAAATGTTGCAGGAGTTCAACTGGTTAAAGTCCAACGCCCATTTGGTCATCGCCGCCAACCGGAAACAGGACAAATCGAGTCCGGAG GCGCAGGAATGGTTCTCGCGTGCGGCGAAGATGAACGAGATGACGGAGACCGTGAACAAACTGTTCAAACATCTGACAAATTGCAACAACAGGGAACTGCTCTACGACCTTTACTCTTATGTCTGGGACATACGGGTAGTAATTTGTTTGCTCAATTCGTACATTAAATGGCTTG ctGGTGGCCACTTTCCTCCTTCTATGCCCTCCTACACCCAGGGGACCTACACAT GGTTTTCGAAAGGATGGAAGGAGACGTTCATGAGCGGAGACCAAGAACCATGGGTGTTTCGGGGAGGTTTAACTGCCGACTTACAA CGATTGATGCCTGTAGATTCTGGCAATGATCTATTCGTTTACAAAGTGCCTGACGTACCGACCTGTCGCGTGTTCACGGTACGACCGTACTTATCATCGGACGAGGAGGCGGTGTATGACGTTTGCACGAGAACGTGCAAAGATGGACTGGAAGATCCGCACCCGTATCCTGAGGCGTTGAAGAATTTGAACGCGGATCGCTTGGTGGGGCCTTACGTCACGTTACATCCGGAATTCTGTATGGTGGTGGAGGATGAAAACGGAGTGGTGGGTTACGCATGCGCAGCTCCTGATTATAAAAAGTTCAGGACGACGCAGGAGATAGCCTGGATTCCGGAGATGATCGAGAAGTATCCTCTCGATGTGGCCAAGGATCTCTCCAAGTTTGGACAG GagagtttaaattatttccacAACTTTGCGGAAGAATCGTTAGTTTGTAGTTCTACACATCCTGCCAGTTTAATCTGCAGTCTTTTGCCTTCCGTATTAGACCAATCCGTTAGTaaacgtctagttacttgttTACTTGGGGCTCTGAGAGCAAACG GAGCATTTGGAGTTCACGTAGTTATGAATTCGTCTGACAGCTACACACATGCATTTTACGGTAAGCTGGGTTTTGTAGAAAACACCCAGGATGCCGTCAAGGGAAAAATTGTGATGGGTAGAACATTCTAA
- the LOC109597132 gene encoding thyrostimulin alpha-2 subunit: MLAFWLLMTALSFSNAFLVSSVNARDAWMKPGCHKVGHTRKISIPDCVEFSMTTNACRGFCESWAIPSGMKTSPTQPVTSVGQCCNIMDTEPIEAKVLCIDGVRTLTFKSAVSCSCYHCKKD; this comes from the exons ATGCTGGCATTCTGGCTGCTCATGACCGCCCTGTCGTTCTCGAATGCGTTTCTGGTGTCGAGCGTGAACGCGAGGGACGCGTGGATGAAGCCCGGATGTCACAAAGTCG GTCACACGCGTAAGATCAGTATTCCGGATTGCGTGGAGTTTTCGATGACCACCAACGCTTGTAGGGGTTTCTGCGAGAGTTGGGCCATTCCTTCCGGCATGAAAACGAGTCCCACACAGCCTGTCACTTCTGTGGGACAGTGCTGCAACATCATGGATACCGAACCGATAGAAGCTAAA gttttgTGTATTGATGGGGTACGAACTTTGACGTTTAAGTCGGCGGTGTCCTGCTCCTGTTACCACTGCAAGAAGGATTAG
- the LOC109597129 gene encoding thyrostimulin beta-5 subunit → MFVQTLLIWGVGREFPIKIASRRFHAPRCAARTYELTAPQLLYLNKLFFVIRSDCGKLRKTTVKLRMSIPPLWLTLGVCSLVIGQSIIKAPPEFVEVSETLDCHKRMYTYHVTQTDENGRSCRDKVSVMACWGRCDSNEIADWRFPYKKSNHPVCVHYGRKRSEVILRNCDEGVMPLTRIYQYLEADECKCQQCSSSDTSCEGITYRPHRSHPDSLGFKIN, encoded by the exons ATGTTTGTGCAAACATTGTTAATTTGGGGCGTCGGACGagaatttccaattaaaatcgCGTCGCGACGCTTCCATGCGCCGAGATGCGCCGCCCGTACGTACGAATTAACCGCGCCACAACTTTTATATCTGAACAAGTTGTTCTTCGTGATCAGATCCGATTGTGGGAAACTGCGAAAAACAACAG TGAAGTTAAGGATGTCAATTCCTCCACTATGGCTGACGTTGGGTGTTTGTAGTCTGGTAATCGGCCAGAGCATCATAAAAGCACCGCCCGAATTCGTGGAAGTGTCCGAAACGTTGGACTGTCACAAACGCATGTACACATATCACGTAACCCAGACGGACGAGAACGGCAGATCGTGCAGGGATAAGGTGTCGGTGATGGCGTGCTGGGGACGCTGCGATTCCAACGAG ATTGCGGACTGGAGGTTCCCGTACAAGAAGTCTAACCATCCGGTCTGCGTGCACTACGGGAGGAAACGTTCGGAGGTGATATTGAGGAATTGCGACGAAGGTGTCATGCCTCTGACGAGGATCTATCAGTATTTGGAGGCGGACGAGTGTAAGTGTCAGCAGTGCTCGTCGTCGGACACGAGTTGCGAAGGAATTACGTACAGACCCCATCGATCCCATCCCGATTCTTTGGGTTTTAAGATCAATTAA
- the LOC109597138 gene encoding leucine-rich repeat-containing protein 40, with protein sequence MSSLNVISDHSWKSLPGIPVETFNQINLKMLFLEGNLITNLPEDMFCSFPKLVWLDLRNNQLQSIPKSIAHHENLETLLLAKNNLRELPNELGTVAKLKTLQLSDNPLIYPNRDVLSQGVRAILNYLRSEYDKEMAENEKLINIINEEPEHEIAIEVQDNNWIKHVLLQQTTEQELKPSLSVKKLTIPNQYRKKPSETKKPKENMKVVHKIIRNPSKISLKSYISDESGNSQVSNIALKNMWLGKLKMILHDQEKILQQERNVRALTNWRMEKLQESYTRVPENHEMVTPFGTYPEYGRMLSRDDLSRELEDFLREQNMWTKEPGVPLTATLECLVGNLLNKLKILEEQESINLSPRSQQNNIEQQIRMITEIHKNLLQIRSSGNMQ encoded by the exons ATGTCGAGTTTGAACGTTATAAGTGATCATTCATGGAAAAGTCTTCCAGGGATTCCAGTGGAGacgtttaatcaaattaatttaaaaatgttgttctTGGAAggcaatttaataacaaatttgccTGAAGACATGTTTTGTTCGTTCCCCAAATTGGTTTGGCTAGATTTGAGAAACAATCAATTACAGAGTATTCCGAAAAGCATCGCTCATCATGAAAATCTGGAAACTTTGTTGCTagcaaagaataatttaagagAGTTACCCAACGAACTAGGAACTGTGGCCAAGTTGAAGACTTTGCAACTAAGCGATAATCCATTGATTTATCCCAATAGAGATGTGTTATCACAGGGAGTTCGGGccattcttaattatttacgtAGCGAGTACGATAAGGAAATGGCGGAaaacgaaaaattaataaacataataaacgaAGAGCCAGAGCATGAGATTGCAATCGAAGTGCAAGATAACAATTggataaaacatgttttattgcAACAAACGACCGAACAGGAATTGAAACCTTCTTTATCTGTTAAGAAACTGACTATTCCAAATCAGTACAGGAAAAAGCCATCGGAAACGAAGAAGCCGaaagaaaatatgaaagtCGTGCACAAAATCATAAGAAATCCGTCTAAAATAAGTCTTAAATCATACATTTCTGATGAATCGGGTAACTCACAAGTTTCAAACATCgcgttaaaaaatatgtggttGGGAAAACTTAAGATGATACTCCACGATCAGGAAAAGATCCTCCAACAAGAACG GAATGTAAGAGCACTAACGAACTGGAGGATGGAAAAACTTCAAGAGTCGTACACGAGAGTGCCTGAAAATCACGAGATGGTAACTCCGTTTGGAACCTATCCAGAGTACGGCAGGATGTTGAGCAGGGACGATTTATCTAGAGAATTGGAGGACTTTTTGAGAGAACAGAACATGTGGACTAAAGAGCCAGGCGTTCCCTTGACAGCGACACTCGAATGCCTCGTTGGCAACTTGCTTAACAAGTTGAAAATTCTGGAGGAGCAGGAATCGATAAATTTATCACCGAGAAGCCAACAGAATAATATTGAACAACAAATTAGAATG atTACGGAAATCCATAAGAATTTACTACAAATACGAAGCTCTGGAAACATGCAgtga